A genomic stretch from Falco cherrug isolate bFalChe1 chromosome 3, bFalChe1.pri, whole genome shotgun sequence includes:
- the HP1BP3 gene encoding heterochromatin protein 1-binding protein 3 isoform X4, whose translation MATDLSEAEPVHHKKVEDDTMPIRRSMNSSSRETPPKSKPAEGEEVKADAEVTSEESASAGEQENETVPAASSEAEQPKEPENKGKGETKSSEETKKDEKDQSKEKEKKVKKTIPAWATLSASQLARAQKQTQMAATSRPKMDAILIEAIGACFQKSGASVVAIRKYIIHKYPSLELERRGYLLKQALKRELERGIIRQVKGKGASGSFVVVSNAGKTVPKARDRKKSTSMLTAEQQVKLEDILPLAFTRLCEPKEASYSLIKKYVSQYYPKLKLDMRPQLLKNALQRAVEKGQLEQITGKGASGTFQLKKSGEKPLLGGTLMEDAILSAIAAMNEPKTCSTTALKKYILENHPGTNSNFQGCRRDHLQNHRAGPLQ comes from the exons atggcGACTGATCTGTCTGAAGCTGAACCCGTGCATCATAAG AAAGTTGAAGACGACACAATGCCAATCCGCCGCTCGATGAATTCTTCTTCCCGGGAAACTCCTCCCAAAAGCAAACCTGCCGAAGGTGAAGAGGTCAAAGCAG ATGCAGAAGTCACCTCTGAGGAATCTGCCTCTGCTGGAGAACAAGAGAATGAAACCGTGCCTGCTGCATCCAGTGAAGCCGAACAGCCAAAGGAACCTGAGAacaaagggaaaggggaaacaaAGTCCtcagaagaaaccaaaaaggA CGAGAAGGATCAGTctaaggaaaaggagaagaaggTGAAAAAGACCATTCCTGCATGGGCTACTCTTTCCGCTAGCCAGCTAGCTAGAGCACAGAAGCAAACTCAGATGGCTGCCACCTCGCGTCCCAAAATGGATGCTATTTTAATTGAGGCCATCGGG GCGTGCTTTCAAAAGAGTGGCGCGTCAGTCGTTGCAATACGCAAATACATCATCCACAAGTACCCTTCCCTGGAGCTCGAGAGGAGAGGCTATCTTCTAAAGCAAGCATTGAAAAGGGAGCTGGAGAGAGGAATTATTAGACAG gtgaaaggaaaaggagcttCTGGGAGCTTTGTGGTGGTGTCTAATGCAGGAAAAACTGTTCCAAAGGCCAGAGACAGAAAG aaaagcacttcCATGTTGACTGCAGAGCAACAAGTCAAGCTGGAAGATATCCTGCCACTGGCTTTTACCCGCCTTTGTGAACCAAAGGAAGCTTCTTACAGCCTGATCAAGAAATACGTGTCTCAGTATTACCCCAAACTCAAACTAGATATGAG acCCCAGCTGTTGAAGAATGCCCTGCAGAGAGCTGTAGAGAAGGGCCAGTTAGAGCAGATCACAGGGAAGGGAGCATCTGGGACATTCCAG CTGAAGAAATCAGGGGAGAAGCCCCTGCTGGGTGGGACTCTGATGGAAGACGCCATCCTGTCTGCTATTGCGGCCATGAATGAACCGAAGACCTGCTCCACCACAGCGCTGAAGAAGTATATCCTGGAAAACCACCCAGGGACCAACTCCAACTTCCAGG GATGCAGAAGAGACCACCTCCAAAATCACAGAGCAGGGCCCCTCCAATGA
- the HP1BP3 gene encoding heterochromatin protein 1-binding protein 3 isoform X1, which produces MATDLSEAEPVHHKKVEDDTMPIRRSMNSSSRETPPKSKPAEGEEVKADAEVTSEESASAGEQENETVPAASSEAEQPKEPENKGKGETKSSEETKKDEKDQSKEKEKKVKKTIPAWATLSASQLARAQKQTQMAATSRPKMDAILIEAIGACFQKSGASVVAIRKYIIHKYPSLELERRGYLLKQALKRELERGIIRQVKGKGASGSFVVVSNAGKTVPKARDRKKSTSMLTAEQQVKLEDILPLAFTRLCEPKEASYSLIKKYVSQYYPKLKLDMRPQLLKNALQRAVEKGQLEQITGKGASGTFQLKKSGEKPLLGGTLMEDAILSAIAAMNEPKTCSTTALKKYILENHPGTNSNFQVHLLKRTLQKCEKNGWMEQISGKGFSGTFQLCFPYYPSPDVLYPEKQQDSEESDEEEEEESEDEESEEEESEEEEPPPKKRMQKRPPPKSQSRAPPMKRRESKPKPRKTPAAHGGKAKPPPKVKTPAKKAKPAAPAIKKPSGGSSSKKPAARGRKEVKSSAKGKSTMRKSLQAKK; this is translated from the exons atggcGACTGATCTGTCTGAAGCTGAACCCGTGCATCATAAG AAAGTTGAAGACGACACAATGCCAATCCGCCGCTCGATGAATTCTTCTTCCCGGGAAACTCCTCCCAAAAGCAAACCTGCCGAAGGTGAAGAGGTCAAAGCAG ATGCAGAAGTCACCTCTGAGGAATCTGCCTCTGCTGGAGAACAAGAGAATGAAACCGTGCCTGCTGCATCCAGTGAAGCCGAACAGCCAAAGGAACCTGAGAacaaagggaaaggggaaacaaAGTCCtcagaagaaaccaaaaaggA CGAGAAGGATCAGTctaaggaaaaggagaagaaggTGAAAAAGACCATTCCTGCATGGGCTACTCTTTCCGCTAGCCAGCTAGCTAGAGCACAGAAGCAAACTCAGATGGCTGCCACCTCGCGTCCCAAAATGGATGCTATTTTAATTGAGGCCATCGGG GCGTGCTTTCAAAAGAGTGGCGCGTCAGTCGTTGCAATACGCAAATACATCATCCACAAGTACCCTTCCCTGGAGCTCGAGAGGAGAGGCTATCTTCTAAAGCAAGCATTGAAAAGGGAGCTGGAGAGAGGAATTATTAGACAG gtgaaaggaaaaggagcttCTGGGAGCTTTGTGGTGGTGTCTAATGCAGGAAAAACTGTTCCAAAGGCCAGAGACAGAAAG aaaagcacttcCATGTTGACTGCAGAGCAACAAGTCAAGCTGGAAGATATCCTGCCACTGGCTTTTACCCGCCTTTGTGAACCAAAGGAAGCTTCTTACAGCCTGATCAAGAAATACGTGTCTCAGTATTACCCCAAACTCAAACTAGATATGAG acCCCAGCTGTTGAAGAATGCCCTGCAGAGAGCTGTAGAGAAGGGCCAGTTAGAGCAGATCACAGGGAAGGGAGCATCTGGGACATTCCAG CTGAAGAAATCAGGGGAGAAGCCCCTGCTGGGTGGGACTCTGATGGAAGACGCCATCCTGTCTGCTATTGCGGCCATGAATGAACCGAAGACCTGCTCCACCACAGCGCTGAAGAAGTATATCCTGGAAAACCACCCAGGGACCAACTCCAACTTCCAGG TGCATCTGCTGAAGAGAACCCTGCAGAAATGTGAGAAGAATGGCTGGATGGAGCAAATTTCTGGAAAGGGCTTCAGTGGaacttttcagctttgcttcccTTATTATCCTAG CCCAGATGTGCTCTacccagagaagcagcaggactCTGAAGAATCtgatgaggaggaagaggaggaatcTGAGGACGAAGAATCTGAAGAGGAAGAGTCTGAGGAGGAAGAACCACCACCAAAGAAGAG GATGCAGAAGAGACCACCTCCAAAATCACAGAGCAGGGCCCCTCCAATGAAACGAAGAGAATCCAAACCCAAGCCAAGAAAAactcctgcagcccatggggggAAAGCAAAGCCCCCTCCCAAGGTTAAAACCCCTGCTAAGAAAGCCaaaccagcagccccagccatcAAGAAACCCTCTGGTGGCAGCTCTTCCAAGAAACCAGCAGccagggggaggaaggaagtgAAATCCTCTGCCAAGGGCAAGTCCACCATGAGGAAATCTCTCCAGgcaaaaaagtaa
- the HP1BP3 gene encoding heterochromatin protein 1-binding protein 3 isoform X3, which produces MATDLSEAEPVHHKKVEDDTMPIRRSMNSSSRETPPKSKPAEGEEVKADAEVTSEESASAGEQENETVPAASSEAEQPKEPENKGKGETKSSEETKKDEKDQSKEKEKKVKKTIPAWATLSASQLARAQKQTQMAATSRPKMDAILIEAIGACFQKSGASVVAIRKYIIHKYPSLELERRGYLLKQALKRELERGIIRQVKGKGASGSFVVVSNAGKTVPKARDRKKSTSMLTAEQQVKLEDILPLAFTRLCEPKEASYSLIKKYVSQYYPKLKLDMRPQLLKNALQRAVEKGQLEQITGKGASGTFQLKKSGEKPLLGGTLMEDAILSAIAAMNEPKTCSTTALKKYILENHPGTNSNFQAQMCSTQRSSRTLKNLMRRKRRNLRTKNLKRKSLRRKNHHQRRGCRRDHLQNHRAGPLQ; this is translated from the exons atggcGACTGATCTGTCTGAAGCTGAACCCGTGCATCATAAG AAAGTTGAAGACGACACAATGCCAATCCGCCGCTCGATGAATTCTTCTTCCCGGGAAACTCCTCCCAAAAGCAAACCTGCCGAAGGTGAAGAGGTCAAAGCAG ATGCAGAAGTCACCTCTGAGGAATCTGCCTCTGCTGGAGAACAAGAGAATGAAACCGTGCCTGCTGCATCCAGTGAAGCCGAACAGCCAAAGGAACCTGAGAacaaagggaaaggggaaacaaAGTCCtcagaagaaaccaaaaaggA CGAGAAGGATCAGTctaaggaaaaggagaagaaggTGAAAAAGACCATTCCTGCATGGGCTACTCTTTCCGCTAGCCAGCTAGCTAGAGCACAGAAGCAAACTCAGATGGCTGCCACCTCGCGTCCCAAAATGGATGCTATTTTAATTGAGGCCATCGGG GCGTGCTTTCAAAAGAGTGGCGCGTCAGTCGTTGCAATACGCAAATACATCATCCACAAGTACCCTTCCCTGGAGCTCGAGAGGAGAGGCTATCTTCTAAAGCAAGCATTGAAAAGGGAGCTGGAGAGAGGAATTATTAGACAG gtgaaaggaaaaggagcttCTGGGAGCTTTGTGGTGGTGTCTAATGCAGGAAAAACTGTTCCAAAGGCCAGAGACAGAAAG aaaagcacttcCATGTTGACTGCAGAGCAACAAGTCAAGCTGGAAGATATCCTGCCACTGGCTTTTACCCGCCTTTGTGAACCAAAGGAAGCTTCTTACAGCCTGATCAAGAAATACGTGTCTCAGTATTACCCCAAACTCAAACTAGATATGAG acCCCAGCTGTTGAAGAATGCCCTGCAGAGAGCTGTAGAGAAGGGCCAGTTAGAGCAGATCACAGGGAAGGGAGCATCTGGGACATTCCAG CTGAAGAAATCAGGGGAGAAGCCCCTGCTGGGTGGGACTCTGATGGAAGACGCCATCCTGTCTGCTATTGCGGCCATGAATGAACCGAAGACCTGCTCCACCACAGCGCTGAAGAAGTATATCCTGGAAAACCACCCAGGGACCAACTCCAACTTCCAGG CCCAGATGTGCTCTacccagagaagcagcaggactCTGAAGAATCtgatgaggaggaagaggaggaatcTGAGGACGAAGAATCTGAAGAGGAAGAGTCTGAGGAGGAAGAACCACCACCAAAGAAGAG GATGCAGAAGAGACCACCTCCAAAATCACAGAGCAGGGCCCCTCCAATGA
- the HP1BP3 gene encoding heterochromatin protein 1-binding protein 3 isoform X2, whose product MPIRRSMNSSSRETPPKSKPAEGEEVKADAEVTSEESASAGEQENETVPAASSEAEQPKEPENKGKGETKSSEETKKDEKDQSKEKEKKVKKTIPAWATLSASQLARAQKQTQMAATSRPKMDAILIEAIGACFQKSGASVVAIRKYIIHKYPSLELERRGYLLKQALKRELERGIIRQVKGKGASGSFVVVSNAGKTVPKARDRKKSTSMLTAEQQVKLEDILPLAFTRLCEPKEASYSLIKKYVSQYYPKLKLDMRPQLLKNALQRAVEKGQLEQITGKGASGTFQLKKSGEKPLLGGTLMEDAILSAIAAMNEPKTCSTTALKKYILENHPGTNSNFQVHLLKRTLQKCEKNGWMEQISGKGFSGTFQLCFPYYPSPDVLYPEKQQDSEESDEEEEEESEDEESEEEESEEEEPPPKKRMQKRPPPKSQSRAPPMKRRESKPKPRKTPAAHGGKAKPPPKVKTPAKKAKPAAPAIKKPSGGSSSKKPAARGRKEVKSSAKGKSTMRKSLQAKK is encoded by the exons ATGCCAATCCGCCGCTCGATGAATTCTTCTTCCCGGGAAACTCCTCCCAAAAGCAAACCTGCCGAAGGTGAAGAGGTCAAAGCAG ATGCAGAAGTCACCTCTGAGGAATCTGCCTCTGCTGGAGAACAAGAGAATGAAACCGTGCCTGCTGCATCCAGTGAAGCCGAACAGCCAAAGGAACCTGAGAacaaagggaaaggggaaacaaAGTCCtcagaagaaaccaaaaaggA CGAGAAGGATCAGTctaaggaaaaggagaagaaggTGAAAAAGACCATTCCTGCATGGGCTACTCTTTCCGCTAGCCAGCTAGCTAGAGCACAGAAGCAAACTCAGATGGCTGCCACCTCGCGTCCCAAAATGGATGCTATTTTAATTGAGGCCATCGGG GCGTGCTTTCAAAAGAGTGGCGCGTCAGTCGTTGCAATACGCAAATACATCATCCACAAGTACCCTTCCCTGGAGCTCGAGAGGAGAGGCTATCTTCTAAAGCAAGCATTGAAAAGGGAGCTGGAGAGAGGAATTATTAGACAG gtgaaaggaaaaggagcttCTGGGAGCTTTGTGGTGGTGTCTAATGCAGGAAAAACTGTTCCAAAGGCCAGAGACAGAAAG aaaagcacttcCATGTTGACTGCAGAGCAACAAGTCAAGCTGGAAGATATCCTGCCACTGGCTTTTACCCGCCTTTGTGAACCAAAGGAAGCTTCTTACAGCCTGATCAAGAAATACGTGTCTCAGTATTACCCCAAACTCAAACTAGATATGAG acCCCAGCTGTTGAAGAATGCCCTGCAGAGAGCTGTAGAGAAGGGCCAGTTAGAGCAGATCACAGGGAAGGGAGCATCTGGGACATTCCAG CTGAAGAAATCAGGGGAGAAGCCCCTGCTGGGTGGGACTCTGATGGAAGACGCCATCCTGTCTGCTATTGCGGCCATGAATGAACCGAAGACCTGCTCCACCACAGCGCTGAAGAAGTATATCCTGGAAAACCACCCAGGGACCAACTCCAACTTCCAGG TGCATCTGCTGAAGAGAACCCTGCAGAAATGTGAGAAGAATGGCTGGATGGAGCAAATTTCTGGAAAGGGCTTCAGTGGaacttttcagctttgcttcccTTATTATCCTAG CCCAGATGTGCTCTacccagagaagcagcaggactCTGAAGAATCtgatgaggaggaagaggaggaatcTGAGGACGAAGAATCTGAAGAGGAAGAGTCTGAGGAGGAAGAACCACCACCAAAGAAGAG GATGCAGAAGAGACCACCTCCAAAATCACAGAGCAGGGCCCCTCCAATGAAACGAAGAGAATCCAAACCCAAGCCAAGAAAAactcctgcagcccatggggggAAAGCAAAGCCCCCTCCCAAGGTTAAAACCCCTGCTAAGAAAGCCaaaccagcagccccagccatcAAGAAACCCTCTGGTGGCAGCTCTTCCAAGAAACCAGCAGccagggggaggaaggaagtgAAATCCTCTGCCAAGGGCAAGTCCACCATGAGGAAATCTCTCCAGgcaaaaaagtaa